In the Pedobacter cryoconitis genome, GCCATTATCACTAAATATCAAGCAGTTGTAGATCTTCCCTTTGGCTCTTTTACGGGTTACTTTGCCTGGCTGACCTGGCTGTTCGTGCATATCATACCCATAGCCGGGTTCAGAAACAAGGCAAAGCTGGCCTATAACTGGTTTTGGAGTTTTCTGACGAATAATCCCAACCTGCGGTTGATTATAGGTGCAAAAAAAAGGCATTAAATATCCTTTTATATTGATCAACAAAGACTGTTTATGCGAATACCTTAATTCACTAAATTATGCAAACCCACGCGTTTACATTTCACTCCAGTCCAACCATTGATCGTTTGATAAAGAGCGATTTATCATTCAGGCCACTCGAAAACTACTTAAAAAAATTAAACAGTTCTTCTCCGGTCAGAATGAGGATGATAGATGAGCTGATACAAACGCTGCAACAATATTTACCCGGCAACGAGGATAATTCACCATTGCTCCCCGGCCCCGATGACCAATCCTTATTTGATTTAATATATCTGGCACTGAGCCCATTACTTGCCGATGAACATAATTGTTTTTGGGCGATGGCCTCTCCATTGCCGGGGGAAATACATTATTGCACAGCTGCATTTAATGACCTTTTTAAAAATGGTATGGCAAAGGGACAAAGCGCTGGTGGTGCAGATCAGGAAGTAAATTTATTAAATGAATATAAGAATTACATCTACCGCCTGATCTTAAGCCAGTGTTATCACTTTTCCTTTCAGATACTGGAACCCGGGCATTATACCTATACTAACCCTAAAACCGGGCTGGAAGAATACTACAAAGTAAATATTAATACCAGTTTTATAGAGGTGGTCGTTACAGGTGAGTTGCCTGATATCACGATGGATAGTATCATCCATGCCGGTCCTACCCGTATAGACCCATTAATATTACTAGAGAAGATTTTACCCTTGCACATTTTCAAGCTAACCGGATTTGCGGTAATTACGCTGGAAAATATTACTGATTCCTTCGCAATTGATCAAATCAGAAACGAAATTGTAAACCATGAGAACGAAGCGCACATTTACCAGCAGGTTATTAAAAGCTTAAGTATGCTCTCGGGCAATAATGCGCTTCAGTTTAGCTTAAAGCCTTTGGCCAGATTAAACAATGAAACAATTGTGGACGTCAACCCGGAAATACATAGTTTCATGATGGATGTGGCCAAACAATTCGAGGATAAGATAATGCTGCAATCAATGGTCAAAGGATACGAGGAGAATCCAGTCACGTATTACTTTTCTGCAGCCAATCATGCTGGAAATAAGTTTGGAGATCCTATTCATGATATTTTAGAATCAAAGAAAGTGAAAGTTTATGCTTGTCTGCCACTGCTCTTCAAACAAAAGGTTGTCGGTATTTTAGAAATATATGCTTTCAAAGAGGTGTTATTCTTTGAAAATATCCTGGCGAAAATAGCAGCAGCGTTACCTTTACTCAGCCAATTAACAAAAAATAGTGCTGATCACTTTTCAGATAAGATCAATGATGTTGTGCGGCGGCACTTTACTGTGCTGCAACCTGCCGTCCTGTGGAAATTCCATCTTGCGGCCTGGAATTACCTGCAACAAGAGCAGAAAATGGGAACCGGTGCTGCCATAGAATCCATCACATTTGATGGCGTTTATGCTATTTATGGCGCAATTGATATTAAAGATTCTACATTAAAACGTAACGATGCGCTATTGAAGGACATTCATAACCTACTGGACGAATCCATCAAAATATTAGATAGGTTGATCATTACCGGTTATCCTGCTGAAGAAATCAAAATATTCTGCATTAAATTCAAATCCAAATATCAGCATGCAGTTACGTTAAAGGTTGAAATTACTATTTTAACCTTTCTGCGTCTTTATTTGAAGCCGCTCTTAATGCCACTGGCGGTGGAAGAGCCTGATTATTTAGTTTATATTAATGTTTACCTGGAACCTGTTGATGCTGGAAACAGCGCAATCCATGCTAATCGCAACATTTTAGAGCAAGAGATTGGGCGGTTAAATGAGGATGTTACGAGATTTATGGCAGGGATGATCGAAGATTTGCAACAGCTACACCCAGGCTACATTAAAACATTTAGAACTGACGGGATAGAATGTGATATTTACATCGGTCAGTCCATTACACCGAGGTCACAATTAGATAGCATAAAAATACGGGCATACAGAGCTTTACAACTTCGTTATATGGCTTTGGTGGCAAAGTATACCACTCAAACGTCGTTATCGTCCTCATTTGCACTGAAAACAACGCAACTTATCTTTGCACCCGGTACACCTATTAACATTACTTTCCGCAATGACGAAAAGCGGTTTGATGTGGAAGGAGCCGATAATATCAATTATGAAATAATTAAAAAGCGAATTGATAAGATATGCATCAAAGGAAGCACGGAAAGGCTGAATCAACCCGGCAAAATAGCTATTGTATATCAGGATGACACTATTAAAGAGGAGTATTTGCGCCTCATCAGAATATTACAAGAAGAGGGAGCCTTACAGGAAAATGCCGAGGTTTTGCACCTGGAAGATTTAAAAGATGTTTTTGGTTTGATGGCAATCCGGGTAGAGATCCAAAAAAATCAATAAATAAGCTAGCTGCTATTTTTAGGATGTAAAGGCACAACCAGGTAACAACCATCCAGTTCATGGAAATGATTATTATCAAAACCAACAGTGAGGATATTCATACCAGACATATGCGCATTAAATAAATCCAGTGTCCCCCACTCGCCATTGTAATAATAACCGCCAGATGGTGATTTTTTGGAAGAAAAATAACTGATTGGATGCTTGAACTTTAAGTTGTCTGCCCCAATTTTGAGTTCAAAATAGCCCATACCGTACCATCTTGCAGGTCTGGTCGCTGGAGCCGCCGCCATAGAGAAATAAGTGCCAGACTGATAATGCTGTTTCAGGAAATAATCGATAGTGATAGCCGATTTCGGGCTTTCCCAATCGTAATACTTTAAGCCCGTCTGATGGCTATAATCCGTAACAGGCAATAACTCATGAAAATTGTGCTCAAATTCGGCGGGAATATTAATATTACTTTTTTTGGGGATATACATTTTATAGACTTCACTACTTACTGACATGATGAAAGTCATCGGATCATCCTCTTCATAAACTGTTACCGCATCAGCCCGGGATAGCAATTCCCTGGTCAGGTTCGATAGTACTTCCGGGTTCATTGCTAAATCTTTGTTAATGACTTTGTAGGGTAATTTCTCATGCTTTCCTGTTTTAAGGTAATCACTGTAAGTATCTTCATAAAGCATATGCCCGTTAAATGGTCTGCCAAAGGCTGTACTGCCAGTTTCATTCAGGCTGTCTAAAGGTTCTCCTTTACTGTTTATTCTGTAATAAGTTATGGAATAAGTAGTTTCCTCGTATTGCTTGGGTGCAAACTCCTCCACACGCTCCACAATGATATTGTTAGTCATGGAATCCCGGTAAATTGTTCTTGGCCTGCTGCCCGTAAACAAGGGTATAATTTGATAATCTGAACTCTTTATCTTTTCATTTAATGCAGGATAACCCTTATATTTTTCCGGCAAACGCGAAAGAAAATAGCTTTCACTTCTGAAGTAAGCCCTGATCAGGAAACTCAGGAAAACTGCTAATACGATGAGGACTATAGTATACATTTTCTTTTTGTGCATATGGTGTTCTATGTTCTATCTGGAACCTTATTCCGGTTCTAAAATACGTTTAGTTTTTAACAACTTTGTTCAGCTTGCGAGACAGCCTGATTTAATGATGCGCTAAAAACATATGCCCCATATCTATCTATCTCTATATATAGATAATGGTAACATTCTTATTAATTTTAACGATATATCCCGGATGCTCTACTAATTATTTCGTAATTTACTTACAGTATGAACCGTAAACCAAATTAAATGTTAAACCGTAGAAATTTCCTTAACTATGCTGCAACCGCAGTTGGGACCACTGCCATGCTTTCTGCCTTAGACAATCCTGCCTATGCCCTTTTCAATAAGACTATTGGCGCAAACGACCAGATCAATATTGGTGTAATAGGAATCAAAGGCATGGGATGGTCTGACCTCAAAGCGGCCCTCAAAGTACCGGGAGTAAACCTGATCGCCCTATGTGACAGTGATGCCAATGTGCTTGATGAAAGGATGGCCGAATTAAAGTCGATGAATGTTGACGCCGCAAAAGTAAAAAGATATAAAGATTATCGTGCGCTGCTCGATAATAAAGATGTCGATGCTGTAATTATCGGAACACCCGATCACTGGCATGCCCTGATGATGATCCATGCAGTACAGGCAGGTAAAGATGTATATGTTGAAAAGCCGGTCGGCAACTCTATTGTCGAATGCAGCACCATGGTCAAAGCGCAGGAAAAATACAATAAGGTGGTACAGGCAGGTCAATGGCAACGCAGTCAGCAACATTTTAAAGATGCTGTTGATTTCGTAAAGAGCGGCCAGCTGGGAAATATCAGAACTGTAAAAGTATGGTGTTACCAGGGCTGGATGAAACCTGCTCCCGTAGTACCGGATACCTTACCCCCTGCAGGCGTTGATTATGCCATGTGGCTTGGGCCGGCAAATAAAAGAGCATTCAATGCCAGCAGATATCACTTCAATTTCCGCTGGTTCTGGGATTATGCAGGTGGGTTAATGACTGACTGGGGAGTCCATTTATTGGATTATGGCTTGCTGGGTATGAATTCACCTGTCCCAAAAACCATATCTGCATTAGGTGGCCGCTTTGCCTATCCCGATCTGTATGAAGAAACTCCTGATACGCTGACTACCTTATATGAGTTTGACAAGTTCAACATGGTATGGGATTCTGCCATGGGCATCGATAATGGCTCTTATAACCGCAACCATGGAATTGCCTATATCGGTAACAACGGCACGCTGATCCTCAACAGGGAGGGCTGGGAAGTCATTGAAGAAAAAATAAGCGGCAATAAAGTTAGCAAGCCCTTTGTTAAATCCTCAGATAATGGACTGGACAATCATATGGTCAATTTCTTTAGTGTGGTCAGATCCAGAAAAAAAGCAGAACTGAATTGCGCTATACAAGATGCTGCGCATGTAGCTACCGTTGCCCAAATGGGAAATATTGCCTTCAGAAGCGGACAAAAATTAGCATGGGACAATGCCAAACACCAGTTTACAGACCAGCAGATCAACGATAAATACCTGCTGGCCCAGTATCACAACGGTTACAGCTTACCCAAAGTTTAACGCTACAGTTTAAACAGATCAGGATATATACATCTCTTGACGATATACTGCAGCCATTCTGCCTGACTTATATATGGTGAAAACAGTTTCTTTCACCATATATAAGTTGAGTAGGTTATTCCATTGAAATAGCAAATATCTCCATGGTCTTAACCCGGCCTTTTAACAAGTTTTCTCCAACAGATCTCATTTCGTATCTGGCCGGAAGCCGAAGTAATTGTGCCAGATCTTCTGATACCAGCAATTCAGCATGGTAATGATTGCAAAGTCCCTGAATCCTTGCTGAAGTATTGAGGACGTCCCCGGTGAAGATGATTTCTTTTTTCAGCGATCCGATCTCCCCGGCAGTTACCATTCCACAATGCAAACCTGCTTTAAATTCCGGTAATAATCCAAACTCGCTATTATATTTTTCAGCCTGCATTTCCAAAGCGCGTTTCATAGCAAAAAAACACTCAATACCGTTACTATTTTTTAACCCCTCTTTTAATTTCCAGCTGATGATCATCTCATCACCCGCGTATTGATAGATGGTGCCTGCATAGTCAATAACAGCGACCGAAAGATCGAAGAAGTACTCCTTTAGCATTTGAAAATACTTCACATGACCCAATTTTTCCGCAATCGTAGTGGAAGACTTCATATCCAGAAACATAAATATCCTTTCTTCTTCTACCGGGTGATGATACGTCCCCAGAAAAAAATTACTCAATGTGCCCACTCCAATGCTTTGGCTGAATTCAGCGTATAACTGGGTAATCACAATTATTGAGGCAATGTAAACCATAATACCGATCACGGCATAGTTGGTGAAAAATGCCCATGCCGGCGATGCCAGACTCTTGATAGAATGTATGTTATAGGTATACAGGGTGTTGGTGAAAGTAATAATGATCAGGAACAAGATCACAATGACCAGATAAATAAAGGATTTGAAGATGATTTTTTTAGTGAAACTGTTTTTGATAAACCACTTATTGAAATAACCGATTTCCATTATCCCGGTCAATAATCCCATCATCAGACCTGATAATGGGACTAAAAGAATGTTTCTTACAAAGTCGTAATCAACTCCCGTAGAGGGATAATGGTCCAGGTTTCCAATAATCCCTTTCTCCAGCATGACATAAATAAGGCCGAAAATAAACCATAATACTCCGAAAGGAACAACACGCTTAATATTTCTTATGGTTTTGGGTAGCAGCATAATTGTAAGTTACAAAATCGTCATCTGGTTTCAGAATTTCTGATATAGAATCCCATTCCTGGAGATCAGGTGCTGTTTCTTGATCGCAAACCAGTCATATCTGTAAAAAATCCGTTCGCTCCTCAAACTTTAAGGCATCACTAACTAAAAACAAGCATTACCTTAGCCTGCCGGATAAGTGATTTCCTGATCATGGATATATTCCTGACAAGCTACCTTTTCAATAGATTCAGGGTAAATAGAGGCCATACTTTGGTTTTGACGTCTATAGTCCTTAGGGCTTAACCCTGTTATCTTCTTAAATATCCTGGAGAAATACTGAGGGTTATCAAAACCCGTGAGTTCAGAGATTTCGCCATATTGGATGTTTGTCGTGATGATCAGATATTGAGCCCTTTCGATACGTTTTTCTGAAATGAAATTTACCGGGCTTTTTCCAGTGTACCGGTGAAATATTCTGGAAAAATAATCCGTATTAAGGTTTGCACGGGAAGCAAGCTGACTTATCTTTAAAGGTTTTGCAATGTTAAGCTGAATGTAGCTCATTGCCGATAAAACGACTGAAGGGATCGCGACATCAGGAGAGGCCATGAACCGCCCGGATTTCATAAATCTGGAAAGCAGCTGAAAAATAATGCCCTGCGTCTCAAATTGGGTAGAAACACTCTGAAGATCATTTAACTTGGTATATTCCTTGTAATAAACATCTTTCTCATACACTTTGGGGTTGTCTGAGCGGTTAATGCCACGTCCGGGATTGATGTGGAGCAGGCGCTTTAAATTTAAAACATCAATATCTTTGGCCTCAACGGATAAAATTTCCCTGCAATGCGCAAATAAGGATATTCCGTCTGGCGATTCCTCAAAAAACTGTACAAAATATTGAAAAAGGTAATCCTCGCAATGCAGGTCGCAAAGGGTAAAACTTGGGATGAGCACCAGACTTCCCTCCCCTAGTATTGTACGGCCTGCTGGACTGTTGATATAACCAGCACCAGCCGCTATGTAATAGAGCCTGTAATAGGGGCTTATTACATTGATGAAGTTCCATTTATTACCTAACTTCACCGCATCTGCATTCAAGAGATGAAAATGGTTTTTAATTAATTTCATTGCTATTTTAAAAATGCCTGGCGCAAGTCTTTTTCACCAGAAAAGCCTGCGTATCCTTACTGAATATATAAATAATTTCTATCACAAAATAAAAATCCTTAAAAGCATTTCGACACACTCAACCAAAATCTACCATCGCTTTTATAACCATTTGCTTTGGATCGGAAAGTGTTTGAAAGTCATGCGCCAGATCCTGAAATTTAACGCGATGACTAATAAATGCGCTGACGGGAATTTCATTTTTCAAAAGGCAATCTATAACGAAGTTGAAATCTTCCCGAAGAGCATTCCGGCTGCTTTTTAACGAAGCTTCCCTTTTATGAAATTCCGGATGACTTAAAACGATTTCCTGTTTTTGAAGACCAATCAGCACAATGCGTCCGCTATGGGCCAGAAAATTCAGCGCCCCGTTAATGGCCTGTAAATTTCCGCTGCAATCGATGATGACAAGGGGAAATTCTTCACCAAGCAAACGGCAAATGCCTGAGCGCATTTCCTCTTCACTAAGGTTAATCAGCAGACTTATTCCGAGCTGGTTGGCACAATAATCCAGCCTTGTTTTATTAAAATCTGCAACAATGACTTTAGCACCCTTTATTTTAGCGATCGCTGCCGTCCCAAGTCCTATAGGGCCTGCACCAAGCACAAGTACTGTTTCTCCAGGCGATACCTGTGCAGTTGCAACACCATGGGCGGCTATAGCCAGCGGTTCTACTAAGGCAAGTTCATCTGCACCAAGCCCCCTTGACGGGATGAGGAACTGTATTGGTACACTGATAAATTCGCTCAATGCACCATCCTGATGAACCCCCAACACACTGAGATGGGTACAGCAATTTTCACGGCTATTCTTGCAAGCGATACATTTCCCACAGTTGAGGTAAGGTAAAATGGTGACCAGGTCGCCCTCATTGAAAGACCCGTTATCCTCTATTTCTGCTACTGTTCCACAAATTTCATGACCCAATACCCGGGGATAAGAAAAAAAAGGCTGATTGCCAGTATAAGCATGATAGTCCGTTCCACAAATACCTACCCTATTTAACTTGATAAGGGCATGACCAGCCTCCCTTTCGGGCATAGGGAGGTCTTTATATTGGAAATTTCCAGGACTTAACAATTGTAGTGTTAACATTAGCTTTTTATTTTATCGAGCTCCAGCCAAAACGCTTCTGGTATCTCTTTGTAAATCATATCTACATTATCTTGGACCTTTTCAGGCCGGGTTGTACTCAAGGCAATACTCTGAATATCCTTAATTTGCCTGACATAACCAAAACAGGCTTCCGCAGGGAGTAGCTGGTACTTAGCACAAAGCCTGAAAAAAATTTCCCTCCAGGAAAGCAGCTTACGACCAGCTTCAGAATCGCCATCCACTTTTTCATAATTATAAAAATCGCCACCTGTTAAGAAGCCCCCATGGAATATGGCTGAATTGATCACCGCTACCCCATTTCCGGCCAGTTCAGAGACGAACTTTAACAAGGCTTTAGGGTGAGCGTAAATGGTCAGACTATTGGCTATCATTACATAATCAAGGGCAACATCCTTAGAAATCTTCTCAATCACCCGCCAATTCTTGGCGCCAATTCCAATGGCCTCGACCGCACCCATTTTCTTCAGTTCAACAAGTGCAATATAAGCATCCAGAATATCCTGATATCTTTTTTGGTAATCCCTGGCATCAGTTGCACAGGCCAGATATTCATCCGGATCATGCACTGAAACATATTGCGAATGGTAATCACCCAGCAGTTGATTTCCCTGGTGGTAGCATTCCAGTATCCCTTCATAACTGATTTTCTGGACGGCATCATAGCTCAGTCCGGCCCAAACCCCTTTTTCAAAAGTTGG is a window encoding:
- a CDS encoding Gfo/Idh/MocA family protein; translated protein: MLNRRNFLNYAATAVGTTAMLSALDNPAYALFNKTIGANDQINIGVIGIKGMGWSDLKAALKVPGVNLIALCDSDANVLDERMAELKSMNVDAAKVKRYKDYRALLDNKDVDAVIIGTPDHWHALMMIHAVQAGKDVYVEKPVGNSIVECSTMVKAQEKYNKVVQAGQWQRSQQHFKDAVDFVKSGQLGNIRTVKVWCYQGWMKPAPVVPDTLPPAGVDYAMWLGPANKRAFNASRYHFNFRWFWDYAGGLMTDWGVHLLDYGLLGMNSPVPKTISALGGRFAYPDLYEETPDTLTTLYEFDKFNMVWDSAMGIDNGSYNRNHGIAYIGNNGTLILNREGWEVIEEKISGNKVSKPFVKSSDNGLDNHMVNFFSVVRSRKKAELNCAIQDAAHVATVAQMGNIAFRSGQKLAWDNAKHQFTDQQINDKYLLAQYHNGYSLPKV
- a CDS encoding adenylate/guanylate cyclase domain-containing protein translates to MLLPKTIRNIKRVVPFGVLWFIFGLIYVMLEKGIIGNLDHYPSTGVDYDFVRNILLVPLSGLMMGLLTGIMEIGYFNKWFIKNSFTKKIIFKSFIYLVIVILFLIIITFTNTLYTYNIHSIKSLASPAWAFFTNYAVIGIMVYIASIIVITQLYAEFSQSIGVGTLSNFFLGTYHHPVEEERIFMFLDMKSSTTIAEKLGHVKYFQMLKEYFFDLSVAVIDYAGTIYQYAGDEMIISWKLKEGLKNSNGIECFFAMKRALEMQAEKYNSEFGLLPEFKAGLHCGMVTAGEIGSLKKEIIFTGDVLNTSARIQGLCNHYHAELLVSEDLAQLLRLPARYEMRSVGENLLKGRVKTMEIFAISME
- a CDS encoding helix-turn-helix domain-containing protein; translated protein: MKLIKNHFHLLNADAVKLGNKWNFINVISPYYRLYYIAAGAGYINSPAGRTILGEGSLVLIPSFTLCDLHCEDYLFQYFVQFFEESPDGISLFAHCREILSVEAKDIDVLNLKRLLHINPGRGINRSDNPKVYEKDVYYKEYTKLNDLQSVSTQFETQGIIFQLLSRFMKSGRFMASPDVAIPSVVLSAMSYIQLNIAKPLKISQLASRANLNTDYFSRIFHRYTGKSPVNFISEKRIERAQYLIITTNIQYGEISELTGFDNPQYFSRIFKKITGLSPKDYRRQNQSMASIYPESIEKVACQEYIHDQEITYPAG
- a CDS encoding zinc-binding alcohol dehydrogenase family protein; the encoded protein is MLTLQLLSPGNFQYKDLPMPEREAGHALIKLNRVGICGTDYHAYTGNQPFFSYPRVLGHEICGTVAEIEDNGSFNEGDLVTILPYLNCGKCIACKNSRENCCTHLSVLGVHQDGALSEFISVPIQFLIPSRGLGADELALVEPLAIAAHGVATAQVSPGETVLVLGAGPIGLGTAAIAKIKGAKVIVADFNKTRLDYCANQLGISLLINLSEEEMRSGICRLLGEEFPLVIIDCSGNLQAINGALNFLAHSGRIVLIGLQKQEIVLSHPEFHKREASLKSSRNALREDFNFVIDCLLKNEIPVSAFISHRVKFQDLAHDFQTLSDPKQMVIKAMVDFG
- a CDS encoding aldo/keto reductase → MRDKILPEVIFGTSCLGNLYTQSSYEHKKAILSACVNVNQDGLMFDTAGKYGAGMSLEVLAKGLKELGIGQNEVKISNKLGWYRVPLIGTEPTFEKGVWAGLSYDAVQKISYEGILECYHQGNQLLGDYHSQYVSVHDPDEYLACATDARDYQKRYQDILDAYIALVELKKMGAVEAIGIGAKNWRVIEKISKDVALDYVMIANSLTIYAHPKALLKFVSELAGNGVAVINSAIFHGGFLTGGDFYNYEKVDGDSEAGRKLLSWREIFFRLCAKYQLLPAEACFGYVRQIKDIQSIALSTTRPEKVQDNVDMIYKEIPEAFWLELDKIKS